Proteins encoded within one genomic window of Suricata suricatta isolate VVHF042 chromosome 17, meerkat_22Aug2017_6uvM2_HiC, whole genome shotgun sequence:
- the C17H17orf75 gene encoding protein Njmu-R1 isoform X1 has translation MLPSLQESLDGDEKELESSEEGGSAEERRLEPPPSSHYCLYSYRGSRLAQQRGDSDDGSPSGTNAGTPSGDDFSLSLVDTNLPSEVEPELRSFIAKRLSKGAVFEGLGNVASVELRIPDYRVGCYYCLFQQEKLLPEAATVDSEHNASEYVVCFLGGSEKGLELFRLELDKYIQGFKNNMNCEETGLENHIKSYLSSWFEDVVCPIQRVVLLFQEKLTFLLHAALSYTPVEVKESDEKTKRDINRFLSVASLQGLVHEGTMTSLCMAVTEEPRTSVVIDCSSSQPQFYNAGSNRFCEDWMQAFLNGTEGGNPFLFRQVLENFKLKAIQDTNNLKRFIRQAEMNHYALFKCYTFLKNCGSGDILLKIVKVEHEEMPEAKNVVAVLEEFMKEALAQSL, from the exons ATGCTACCCTCCTTGCAGGAGTCGCTGGATGGGGATGAAAAGGAGCTAGAGAGCAGCGAAGAGGGAGGCTCCGCCGAGGAGCGAAGACTCGAGCCGCCGCCCAGCAGCCACTACTGCCTCTACAGCTACCGCGGAAGCAG GTTGGCACAGCAGCGAGGGGACAGTGATGATGGAAGCCCAAGTGGCACAAATGCAGGCACTCCCTCTGGTGATGATTTCAG CCTCTCCTTGGTGGACACTAATCTGCCCTCTGAAGTGGAGCCAGAGCTGCGCAGTTTCATCGCCAAGCGTCTTTCGAAGGGAGCAGTGTTTGAAGGGCTGGGTAATGTTGCGTCTGTGGAGCTGAG gattcCGGATTACCGGGTCGGTTGTTATTACTGTCTTTTCCAGCAAGAAAAACTGCTTCCTGAAGCAGCAACAGTGGACTCTGAACATAACGCTTCAGAGTATGTGGTCTGTTTTTTAGGAGGGTCTGAAAAAGGACTTGAGCT TTTCAGGCTTGAATTGGACAAGTACATTCAAGGATTCAAAAATAACATGAACTGCGAG GAGACGGGCCTGGAGAACCACATAAAATCCTACTTGAGCAGCTGGTTTGAGGATGTTGTCTGCCCGATCCAAAGGGTGGTTCTTCTCTTTCAGGAGAAGCTTACCTTCCTGCTACATGCC GCTCTGAGTTATACTCCTGTTGAAGTTAAAGAAtcagatgaaaaaacaaagagagacattAACAG GTTTCTGAGCGTGGCCAGTCTTCAGGGCCTCGTGCACGAAGGCACCATGACATCTTTGTGCATGGCCGTGACGGAGGAGCCGCGCACGTCCGTGGTCATCGACTGCAGTAGCTCCCAGCCCCAGTTCTACAACGCGG GAAGCAACCGGTTTTGTGAGGATTGGATGCAGGCTTTTTTGAATGGCACCGAAGGAGGTAACCCTTTTCTTTTTCGACAAGTACTGGAGAACTTTAAACTAAAG GCCATACAAGACACAAATAATTTGAAGAGATTTATCCGACAGGCGGAAATGAATCATTATGCTCTGTTTAAATGTTACACCTTCCTAAAGAACTGTGGCAGCGGGGATATCCTTCTGAAGATTGTTAAAGTGGAGCACGAGGAAATGCCCGAGGCCAAGAACGTGGTGGCCGTCCTTGAAGAATTTATGAAAGAAGCCCTTGCGCAAAGTT
- the C17H17orf75 gene encoding protein Njmu-R1 isoform X2: protein MSPCLAPSLSLVDTNLPSEVEPELRSFIAKRLSKGAVFEGLGNVASVELRIPDYRVGCYYCLFQQEKLLPEAATVDSEHNASEYVVCFLGGSEKGLELFRLELDKYIQGFKNNMNCEETGLENHIKSYLSSWFEDVVCPIQRVVLLFQEKLTFLLHAALSYTPVEVKESDEKTKRDINRFLSVASLQGLVHEGTMTSLCMAVTEEPRTSVVIDCSSSQPQFYNAGSNRFCEDWMQAFLNGTEGGNPFLFRQVLENFKLKAIQDTNNLKRFIRQAEMNHYALFKCYTFLKNCGSGDILLKIVKVEHEEMPEAKNVVAVLEEFMKEALAQSL from the exons ATGTCTCCCTGCCTGGCACCTAG CCTCTCCTTGGTGGACACTAATCTGCCCTCTGAAGTGGAGCCAGAGCTGCGCAGTTTCATCGCCAAGCGTCTTTCGAAGGGAGCAGTGTTTGAAGGGCTGGGTAATGTTGCGTCTGTGGAGCTGAG gattcCGGATTACCGGGTCGGTTGTTATTACTGTCTTTTCCAGCAAGAAAAACTGCTTCCTGAAGCAGCAACAGTGGACTCTGAACATAACGCTTCAGAGTATGTGGTCTGTTTTTTAGGAGGGTCTGAAAAAGGACTTGAGCT TTTCAGGCTTGAATTGGACAAGTACATTCAAGGATTCAAAAATAACATGAACTGCGAG GAGACGGGCCTGGAGAACCACATAAAATCCTACTTGAGCAGCTGGTTTGAGGATGTTGTCTGCCCGATCCAAAGGGTGGTTCTTCTCTTTCAGGAGAAGCTTACCTTCCTGCTACATGCC GCTCTGAGTTATACTCCTGTTGAAGTTAAAGAAtcagatgaaaaaacaaagagagacattAACAG GTTTCTGAGCGTGGCCAGTCTTCAGGGCCTCGTGCACGAAGGCACCATGACATCTTTGTGCATGGCCGTGACGGAGGAGCCGCGCACGTCCGTGGTCATCGACTGCAGTAGCTCCCAGCCCCAGTTCTACAACGCGG GAAGCAACCGGTTTTGTGAGGATTGGATGCAGGCTTTTTTGAATGGCACCGAAGGAGGTAACCCTTTTCTTTTTCGACAAGTACTGGAGAACTTTAAACTAAAG GCCATACAAGACACAAATAATTTGAAGAGATTTATCCGACAGGCGGAAATGAATCATTATGCTCTGTTTAAATGTTACACCTTCCTAAAGAACTGTGGCAGCGGGGATATCCTTCTGAAGATTGTTAAAGTGGAGCACGAGGAAATGCCCGAGGCCAAGAACGTGGTGGCCGTCCTTGAAGAATTTATGAAAGAAGCCCTTGCGCAAAGTT